The following is a genomic window from Amycolatopsis sp. BJA-103.
CAGGGTCAGCGAGAGCACCGCGCCCTTGCTGGCCGAATACAGCGCGCGGTTGGGCAGGCCCGCCCACGCGGCGATCGAACAGGTGTTGACGATCGCGGCCGACGGCGAATTCTTCAGATGCGGCAACGCCGCCCGGGCCAGCCGCACCATGCCGACGACGTTGACGTCGAGCACGCGGTGCCATTCGTCGTCGTCGTTGGCGGTGACGTCGCCCTGTGCGCCGATCCCGGCGTTGTTGACCAGGACGTCGAGCCTGCCGAAGCGTTCGGCGACCGCGTCGATCGCCGAACGGACCTCGGCGTCGGACCCGACGTCGCAACGGAATCCGGTGAGACCTTCGGGCAGGTCGTCCGGTTTCAGGTCGAGCACCGCGACCGTCGCCCCGCGGGAGGCGAGCTGGCCCGCGACGGCCAGGCCGATTCCCGACGCGCCACCGGTCACGGCGGCGACGAGGCCTTCGAACTCACTCACTGGCGATCTCCGTCCATTCCGGACCCTCGGGGAAGGTGAACCGGCGCAAGGTCGCGTCGTGCATCCGGGCGGAGAAGCCCGGCGCGGACGGCGCGAGGTACCGGCCATCGGTCACGACGGCCGGATCGGTGAAATGTTCGTGGAGGTGGTCGACCCACTCGATGGACCGGTCGGCGTCGGAACCGGACACCGCCACGAAGTCGAACATCGACAGGTGCCGCACGAGTTCGCACAGCCCCACCCCGCCGGCGTGCGGGCACACCGGGACGTCGAATTTGGCCGCCAGCAACAGGATCGCCAGGTTCTCGTTGAACCCGCCGACCCTGGCGGCGTCCAGCTGCAACACCGAGATCGCACCCGCCTGCAGCAACTGCTTGAACACCACGCGGTTCTGGACGTGCTCGCCGGTGGCCACGCGGATCGGGGCGAGCGCCTTGGCGATCGCGGCGTGCCCGAGCACGTCGTCGGGCGACGTGGGCTCCTCGATCCAGTACGGGTCGTACGGCGCCAGCTCGGTCATCCAGGTGATCGCGGCCGAGACGTCCCAGCGCTGGTTCGCGTCCACGGCGACATGGATGTCCGGGCCGACGGTCTCGCGGGCGAGCTTCATCCGGCGGACGTCGTCCTCGAGGTTTCCGCCCACCTTCAGCTTGATCATCTCGAAGCCGTCGGCGACCGCTTGTTCGGCGAGCCGGACGAGTTTCGCGTCCGAGTAGCCGAGCCAGCCGGGAGACGTGCTGTAGGCGCGGTATCCGTCGCGCTCGATCCGGGCGATCCGTTCCGCGCGGCCGGGTTCGGCGGCGCGGAGGATGTCGAGCGCCTCCTGTTCGGTCAGCGCGTCGGACAGGTAGCGGAAGTCGACGAGGGAGACCAGGTCTTCGGGCGACATCTCGGCGGCGAACCGCCAGACCGGGAGCCCGGCGACGCGCGCGGCGAGATCCCAGGCGGCGTTGACCACCGCGCCGATCGCCATGTGCGCGACACCCTTTTCCGGGCCGAGCCAGCGCAGCTGCGAGTCGCCGACCAGCGCCCGCGAGAGGTCGCCGAGCGCGGCCGCGCCGGTGGGGACGTCCCGGCCGACGACATGCGGTTCGAGCGCGCGGATCGCCGCGGCCTGGACGTCGTTGCCCCGGCCGATGGTGAAGGCGAGCCCGTAGCCGTCCGGGCCGCCGTCGGTGTGCAGCACGACATACGCGGCCGAGTAGTCCGGGTCCGGGTTCATGGCGTCCGAACCGTCCAGCTCCCGCGAGGTGGGGAAGCGGACGTCGAGCACCTCCATGCCCACGATCTTGGCCATCACGCCTGCCTCGCGGTCTGGCGCTGGCGGCCGAGGCCGTCGATCTCGAGCTCGATGACGTCACCTTCCCGCAGGTACGGCTTGGGATCGGGCTGACCGAGCGCCACGCCCTGCGGGGTTCCGGTGTTGATGAGGTCGCCCGGACGCAGCACCATGAACTGGCTCAAATAATGCACGATCTCGGCGACCGTGAAAATCATGTCCCTGGTGGAGGAGTCTTGTTTCTTCTCGCCGTTGACCCACAGCCGCAGGCCGAGGTCCTGGGGGTCGGGCACCTCGTCGGCGGTGACCAGCCACGGGCCGAGCGGGTTGAAGTTCTCACACGACTTGCCCTTGTCCCACTGGCCGCCGCGTTCGAGCTGGAACTCGCGCTCGGACACGTCGTTCGAGACGGCGTACCCGGCGACGTACTCCAGGGCTTCGTCGACGCTGTCGAGATAGCGAGCGGTCTTGCCGATGACGACGGCGAGCTCGACCTCCCAGTCGGTCTTCGTCGAGTTCCGCGGCACGAGCACGTCGTCCTCCGGGCCGACGACGACGTCGGAGGCCTTCATGAAGACGACCGGCTCGGTCGGCACGGCGGCACCGGACTCCTCGGCGTGCTGCCGGTAGTTGAGCCCGATGCAGACGACCTTGCCGGGCCGGGCGATCGGCGCGCCGACCCTGGCCCCCGCGGCTTCGGCACCGGCTTCGGGCAGCTCACCGGCGGCCAGCGCGGCCGCGACCCTGGCGACACCGTCGCTCGCGAAGAAGCTGCCATCGATGTCGGAGGTCAGCCCCGAGAGCTCGCGCACCGTGCCATCCCCGGCACGTACGAACGGACGCTCACTTCCCGGCTCCCCGAGACGCAACAGCTGCACGGATTTTCCTTCCGACCGAACCATCAGCAACGAACAGACATCCGATGTATACCCGACGAGGTCCGGAAAGATCTAGAGCCATCCGGATTTGTTCGACAATTGATCGGATCAGTTGTCGAAAGTTGGCGTGCGCTGGCTCACAGCGGGAATAGTTACCTACTCTAAGCAAGTTGTTCCTCGCGGAACCGTCACTGGGGAAGGGAAGAGCATGACCATCGCGCCCGAGCGAGTGGAAGAAACCATCGCGCGACCGAGCACGACCGGACGCGTGAGGTTCGTCCTGATCCTCGGCGGCCTGTCCGCCTTCGGGCCCCTGTCCATCGACATGTACCTGCCCGCGCTCCCGCAGATGGCGGGTGAGCTGCGCGCGGCGGACGCGACCGTCCAGCTGACGCTGAGCGCGTTCATCATCGGGCTCGCCATCGGCCAGCTGATCCTCGGACCGCTGTCCGACGCGATCGGCCGCCGCAAACCGCTCGTGGCCGGGCTCGTTCTCTACATGGTCGGCTCGCTCCTGTGCGCCTTCGCCCCGAGCGCCGAGCTGCTCATCGCCGCCCGCGGTGTCCAGGCCTTCGGTGCCGCGGCGGGCATCGTGATCGCCAGGGCGACCGTGCGCGACTTCTACTCCGGCACCGCGATGACGAAGTTCTTCTCGCTGCTCATGCTGGTCAACGGGCTCGCCCCGATCCTGGCGCCGATCATCGGCGGCCAGATCCTGAACTGGACCTCGTGGCGCGGCGTGTTCGTCTGCCTGACCGTGTTCGGCGCGATCCTGCTCGCCGTCGTCTTCTTCCTGCTGCCGGAGCCCCTGCCCGAGGAACGCCGCACGCCGGCGCGCTTCGGCTCGGTGATGCGGAAGTACGCGAGCCTGTTCCGCGACCGCGGCTTCCTGGGTTACGCCCTGGCTTCCGGGCTCATGTTCGGCAGCCTGTTCGCCTACATCTCCGGATCGTCCTTCGCGCTGCAGGGCGTCTACGGGCTCAGCCCGCAGGCGTACAGCCTGGTCTTCGGGCTCAACGGCATCGGCATCGTGGCCGTCGGCCAGCTGAACGGGCGCATCGTCGGACGCTTCCCCGAACGGACGCTGCTGACCGTCGGCCTCGTCATCGCGGCGGTGGCCGGGTTCGGCGTGCTGGCCGCGGCGGTGCTGGACCTGGGCCTGATCGGGCTGCTGATCCCGCTGTTCGTCCTGGTGTCGAGCATCGGCATGGTGGCGCCGAACGCGAGTTCGCTGGCGCTCGCCGACCAGGCGCGGTCCGCCGGTTCGGCGTCGGCGCTGCTGGGTGTGCTGCAGTTCGTCGTCGGCGGGCTGGCGACGCCGCTGGTCGGGCTGGGCGGCGCCGGTACCGCCGTGCCGATGGGGATCACCATGGCGGCCTTCGGTGTCCTCGCCCTGCTGGCCTTCGGGACCATGACGCGTCCTTCGCGGGCGTTGGTCGTTCAGGCTGCTTAGCCCCTCGCGAGAGTGCAATGAAGGGGACTTTCATTGCGAATTTTGCAATGAAAGTCCCCTTCATTGCACGGGTCACGCGAGCGACTTGAGATCAGCTGTCCGCAGCTGCTCCGCGGTCACGGTCGCACGCCCGTCGACCAGAGCCTTCAACGCGTCCCCGTCGTCCCACTGGTTGACGTTCATCGCGGCGGTCACCTGACCGTCCCGCACCCAGAACGCCGTGAAGTCCCGCGCCGCGAGATCGCCGCGCACCACCAGCTGATCGGTGTCGGGATCGGCGAGGCCGCGGTACTCGCAGCCGAGGTCGTACTGGTCCGAGAAGAAGTACGGGCTCTTCAGGTACGGCTCGTTCTCGCCGAGCAGGTTCCCCGCGACGTGCTCGCCCTGCCACTTCGCGTTCGACCAGTGCTCGACGCGGACGCGTTT
Proteins encoded in this region:
- a CDS encoding Bcr/CflA family multidrug efflux MFS transporter; translation: MTIAPERVEETIARPSTTGRVRFVLILGGLSAFGPLSIDMYLPALPQMAGELRAADATVQLTLSAFIIGLAIGQLILGPLSDAIGRRKPLVAGLVLYMVGSLLCAFAPSAELLIAARGVQAFGAAAGIVIARATVRDFYSGTAMTKFFSLLMLVNGLAPILAPIIGGQILNWTSWRGVFVCLTVFGAILLAVVFFLLPEPLPEERRTPARFGSVMRKYASLFRDRGFLGYALASGLMFGSLFAYISGSSFALQGVYGLSPQAYSLVFGLNGIGIVAVGQLNGRIVGRFPERTLLTVGLVIAAVAGFGVLAAAVLDLGLIGLLIPLFVLVSSIGMVAPNASSLALADQARSAGSASALLGVLQFVVGGLATPLVGLGGAGTAVPMGITMAAFGVLALLAFGTMTRPSRALVVQAA
- a CDS encoding SDR family NAD(P)-dependent oxidoreductase — protein: MSEFEGLVAAVTGGASGIGLAVAGQLASRGATVAVLDLKPDDLPEGLTGFRCDVGSDAEVRSAIDAVAERFGRLDVLVNNAGIGAQGDVTANDDDEWHRVLDVNVVGMVRLARAALPHLKNSPSAAIVNTCSIAAWAGLPNRALYSASKGAVLSLTLAMATDHLADRIRVNCVCPGTADTPWVGRLLDSAGDPEAERAALAARQPMGRLVTADEVANAIVYLASPLSASTTGTALAVDGGMYGLRPRGPVQQ
- a CDS encoding enolase C-terminal domain-like protein codes for the protein MAKIVGMEVLDVRFPTSRELDGSDAMNPDPDYSAAYVVLHTDGGPDGYGLAFTIGRGNDVQAAAIRALEPHVVGRDVPTGAAALGDLSRALVGDSQLRWLGPEKGVAHMAIGAVVNAAWDLAARVAGLPVWRFAAEMSPEDLVSLVDFRYLSDALTEQEALDILRAAEPGRAERIARIERDGYRAYSTSPGWLGYSDAKLVRLAEQAVADGFEMIKLKVGGNLEDDVRRMKLARETVGPDIHVAVDANQRWDVSAAITWMTELAPYDPYWIEEPTSPDDVLGHAAIAKALAPIRVATGEHVQNRVVFKQLLQAGAISVLQLDAARVGGFNENLAILLLAAKFDVPVCPHAGGVGLCELVRHLSMFDFVAVSGSDADRSIEWVDHLHEHFTDPAVVTDGRYLAPSAPGFSARMHDATLRRFTFPEGPEWTEIASE
- a CDS encoding fumarylacetoacetate hydrolase family protein — translated: MQLLRLGEPGSERPFVRAGDGTVRELSGLTSDIDGSFFASDGVARVAAALAAGELPEAGAEAAGARVGAPIARPGKVVCIGLNYRQHAEESGAAVPTEPVVFMKASDVVVGPEDDVLVPRNSTKTDWEVELAVVIGKTARYLDSVDEALEYVAGYAVSNDVSEREFQLERGGQWDKGKSCENFNPLGPWLVTADEVPDPQDLGLRLWVNGEKKQDSSTRDMIFTVAEIVHYLSQFMVLRPGDLINTGTPQGVALGQPDPKPYLREGDVIELEIDGLGRQRQTARQA